A window of the Fuscovulum sp. genome harbors these coding sequences:
- the katG gene encoding catalase/peroxidase HPI, producing MDGNDVGKCPVIHGGQTTTGKSVMDWWPKALNLDILHQHDTKSNPLKGFNYREEVKKLDFAAIKADVHALMTDSQDWWPADWGHYGGLMIRMAWHSAGTYRISDGRGGAGTGNHRFAPLNSWPDNANLDKARRLLWPVKKKYGNRISWADLMILAGTIAYENMGLKTYGFAFGREDIWAPEKDIYWGSETEWLAPSENRYADLSDPSTLENPLAAVHMGLIYVNPEGVNGQPDPMKTAAQIRETFARMAMNDEETVALTAGGHTVGKAHGNGRAENLGPSPEGADIAEQGMGWMNHTTRSVGRDTVTSGIEGAWTTNPTQWDNGYFQLLLNHDWKLVKSPAGAWQYEPIGIREEDKPVDVEDPSIRHMPMMTDADMAMKVDPAYRAISEKFFANPDYFSETFARAWFKLTHRDLGPRIRYIGPDVPSEDLIWQDPVPAGNTGYDVAAVKAKIAASGLSVTDMVTTAWDSARTFRQSDLRGGANGARIRLAPQKDWEGNEPARLSRVLSVLEPIAAATGASLADVIVLAGNVGIEHAAKAAGIDVTVPFHPGRGDATQEMTDVHAFAVLEPVADGFRNWIKKDYAAQPEELLLDRAQLMGLTAPEMTALLGGMRVIGTNFGGGAHGVFTDRPGALTNDFFVTLTDMSFKWVPTGRNSYNIVDRASGAVKFTATRADLVFGSNSVLRAYAEVYAQDDNREKFVHDFIAAWTKVMNADRYDLSA from the coding sequence ATGGACGGAAACGACGTTGGCAAATGCCCGGTGATTCATGGCGGTCAGACGACCACCGGCAAATCGGTCATGGATTGGTGGCCCAAGGCGCTGAACCTCGACATCCTGCATCAGCATGACACAAAGTCCAATCCGCTCAAGGGCTTCAACTACCGGGAAGAGGTCAAGAAGCTCGACTTCGCCGCGATCAAGGCCGATGTCCACGCCCTGATGACCGACAGTCAGGATTGGTGGCCCGCCGATTGGGGCCATTACGGCGGTCTGATGATCCGCATGGCATGGCATTCCGCCGGCACCTACCGCATCAGTGATGGCCGGGGTGGCGCAGGCACCGGCAACCACCGTTTTGCCCCCCTGAACTCCTGGCCCGATAACGCCAACCTCGACAAGGCCCGCCGTCTGCTCTGGCCGGTGAAAAAGAAGTATGGCAACCGCATCTCTTGGGCCGATCTGATGATCCTTGCCGGGACCATCGCCTATGAAAACATGGGCCTGAAAACCTATGGCTTCGCCTTTGGGCGTGAGGACATCTGGGCACCGGAAAAAGACATCTACTGGGGTTCGGAAACCGAATGGCTTGCGCCCTCGGAAAACCGCTATGCCGACCTGTCCGATCCCTCGACGCTGGAAAACCCGCTCGCCGCCGTGCACATGGGCCTGATCTATGTGAACCCCGAAGGCGTGAACGGCCAGCCCGACCCGATGAAAACCGCGGCGCAGATCCGTGAAACCTTTGCCCGCATGGCGATGAATGACGAAGAAACCGTCGCCCTCACCGCTGGTGGCCACACCGTGGGCAAGGCGCATGGCAACGGCCGCGCCGAAAACCTCGGCCCCTCGCCCGAAGGCGCGGATATCGCCGAACAGGGCATGGGCTGGATGAACCACACCACCCGCAGCGTGGGCCGCGACACCGTCACCTCCGGCATCGAAGGCGCATGGACCACCAACCCGACGCAGTGGGACAACGGCTATTTCCAACTGCTGCTGAACCACGATTGGAAACTGGTCAAATCCCCCGCCGGTGCCTGGCAATACGAACCCATCGGCATCCGCGAAGAGGACAAGCCGGTTGACGTCGAGGATCCGTCGATCCGCCACATGCCGATGATGACCGATGCCGACATGGCGATGAAGGTCGACCCGGCCTATCGCGCGATTTCGGAAAAGTTCTTCGCCAACCCGGATTACTTCTCGGAAACCTTCGCCCGCGCGTGGTTCAAGCTCACCCATCGCGACCTCGGCCCCCGCATCCGCTACATCGGCCCCGATGTCCCGTCCGAAGACCTGATCTGGCAAGATCCGGTTCCCGCGGGCAACACCGGCTATGACGTGGCGGCGGTCAAGGCCAAGATCGCGGCCTCCGGCCTGTCGGTCACCGACATGGTCACCACCGCTTGGGACAGCGCCCGCACCTTCCGCCAGTCCGATCTGCGCGGCGGTGCCAATGGCGCACGCATCCGCCTTGCCCCGCAAAAGGATTGGGAAGGCAACGAACCCGCCCGCCTGTCGCGTGTGTTGTCGGTGCTGGAACCCATCGCCGCCGCGACGGGCGCATCGCTGGCCGATGTGATCGTGCTGGCGGGCAATGTCGGCATCGAACATGCCGCCAAGGCCGCAGGCATTGACGTGACCGTTCCCTTCCACCCCGGTCGCGGCGACGCCACGCAAGAGATGACGGATGTTCACGCCTTTGCGGTTCTGGAACCGGTCGCCGATGGCTTCCGCAACTGGATCAAGAAGGACTATGCCGCCCAGCCCGAAGAACTGCTGCTGGACCGCGCGCAACTGATGGGGCTGACCGCCCCGGAAATGACCGCGCTGCTGGGCGGCATGCGGGTGATCGGCACCAATTTCGGCGGCGGCGCCCATGGCGTGTTCACCGACCGTCCCGGTGCGCTGACGAATGATTTCTTCGTCACCCTCACCGACATGAGCTTCAAATGGGTGCCCACCGGCCGGAACAGCTACAACATCGTGGATCGCGCATCGGGCGCGGTGAAATTCACCGCCACCCGCGCCGATCTGGTGTTCGGCTCCAACTCCGTGCTGCGCGCCTATGCCGAGGTCTATGCCCAGGACGACAACCGCGAAAAGTTCGTCCACGACTTCATCGCCGCCTGGACCAAGGTGATGAACGCCGACCGCTACGACCTTTCCGCCTGA
- a CDS encoding LysR substrate-binding domain-containing protein has translation MINLTLKQLRYFEALAQHGHFGRAAEACSISQPALSMQIREMEAVLGSDLFERGARQVRLTGFGEETLLRAREILRGVEELADMARVARGNLSGRLRIGVIPTIAPYLLPAIIARLTEANPGLDINLRETVTPKLIRELEEGRLDTAIVALPVSEPSLTEVDLFAEDFVLVRPGAEAGKPVPNPEKLREMRLLLLEEGHCFRDQALSFCYAGQAAPRELLDGSSLSTLVQMVGAGIGVTLIPEMAVAVETRSAHVSIARFNGAQPSRRIGMVWRRTSPLSKQLLQVADVVRAAGLAQRAGLHP, from the coding sequence ATGATAAATCTGACGCTGAAACAGTTGCGCTACTTTGAGGCTTTGGCCCAGCACGGCCATTTCGGCCGTGCGGCAGAGGCCTGTTCCATTTCTCAACCGGCCCTGTCGATGCAGATCCGCGAGATGGAGGCGGTGCTGGGATCGGACCTGTTCGAGCGAGGCGCGCGGCAGGTGCGGCTGACCGGGTTTGGCGAGGAAACGCTGCTGCGCGCGCGCGAGATTTTGCGCGGGGTGGAGGAATTGGCGGATATGGCGCGGGTGGCGCGGGGCAATCTTTCGGGGCGGCTGCGGATCGGGGTGATCCCGACGATTGCGCCCTATCTGCTGCCCGCCATCATCGCGCGGCTGACCGAGGCCAATCCGGGGCTGGACATCAACCTGCGCGAGACGGTGACGCCCAAGCTGATCCGCGAATTGGAAGAGGGGCGGCTGGATACGGCCATCGTGGCGCTGCCGGTATCGGAACCGTCGCTGACCGAGGTTGATCTGTTTGCCGAGGATTTCGTGCTGGTCCGCCCCGGGGCCGAGGCGGGCAAGCCGGTGCCGAACCCAGAAAAGCTGCGCGAGATGCGACTGCTTTTGCTGGAAGAGGGGCATTGTTTTCGCGATCAGGCGCTGTCGTTCTGCTATGCCGGGCAGGCCGCGCCGCGTGAGTTGCTGGATGGGAGCAGCCTGTCCACCTTGGTGCAGATGGTGGGGGCGGGGATCGGGGTGACGCTGATCCCGGAAATGGCGGTGGCGGTGGAGACGCGGTCGGCGCATGTATCCATCGCGCGGTTCAACGGGGCGCAGCCGTCGCGGCGGATCGGGATGGTGTGGCGGCGCACATCGCCGCTGTCCAAGCAGTTGTTGCAGGTGGCCGATGTGGTGCGCGCGGCGGGGCTGGCGCAGCGGGCGGGACTTCACCCTTGA
- a CDS encoding thioesterase family protein yields MTVCFTTDRMLRFGDCDISGTAYYPAYMNILNGVVEEFWTHIGWPWHEIIWKERWGTPTVHLSCDFSKPSFFGDKLTFRLTVLKVGKSSLRLAHTVHCGEEHRWSVEQVLAASWLDSHTSMVWPEDVKAKLESLMGPAEVPERRPVGGPQAPAS; encoded by the coding sequence ATGACCGTTTGCTTCACGACCGACAGGATGCTGCGCTTTGGCGATTGCGACATTTCCGGCACGGCCTATTACCCGGCCTATATGAACATCCTGAACGGGGTGGTCGAGGAGTTCTGGACGCATATCGGCTGGCCCTGGCATGAGATCATCTGGAAGGAACGCTGGGGGACGCCGACGGTGCATCTGTCCTGCGATTTTTCCAAACCGTCTTTCTTTGGCGACAAGCTGACCTTTCGGCTGACGGTGCTGAAGGTGGGCAAATCCTCGCTCAGATTGGCGCATACGGTGCATTGTGGCGAGGAACATCGCTGGTCGGTCGAGCAGGTGCTTGCGGCAAGCTGGCTGGACAGCCACACCTCGATGGTCTGGCCCGAGGATGTGAAGGCCAAGCTGGAAAGCCTGATGGGGCCTGCCGAGGTGCCGGAGCGGCGGCCTGTCGGTGGCCCTCAGGCCCCGGCAAGTTAG